From Hymenobacter sedentarius, a single genomic window includes:
- a CDS encoding protein rep, producing MDDHLEWLAYNGAANEVQHSLLKLASRLRQCEYPYRNESPPDSKARHALRCKSWLCPRCQHIRAVRLRNNIVTFFKVNEIALRGQRIYFLTLTVPHAHELGKDTSGCVRQLLEAFSETRGSNGDRRQQKWWNNHITGGIYAVEILPPAANRKDFLDTSLHVHIHCLLLAEQDLSRDVGSSHSSFTQQLRDEWARRTGANERGVCLEPIYWKEGKIKHEYVHGLGHGSAQFIRAVNGAVGYITKGTAPELFQTLTARELYAVHVTHKRTYGRFGVLYGRNAHQQFTHTELLEVDPKPKRAKHQLSEPNYTAPSTSSAKPELNVPVVAQFESCACQHIHVDKPLGDQCLSNALEPSSSPVIWTDADWDSVFG from the coding sequence ATGGATGACCACTTAGAGTGGTTAGCCTACAACGGAGCCGCCAACGAGGTGCAACACTCCTTGTTAAAACTCGCCAGCAGGTTGCGCCAGTGCGAGTATCCATATCGCAACGAGTCCCCGCCCGATTCAAAAGCACGTCATGCGTTGCGGTGCAAAAGTTGGCTCTGCCCCCGGTGCCAACATATTCGTGCTGTTCGCCTTCGAAACAACATTGTAACCTTTTTCAAGGTCAATGAAATTGCTCTTCGCGGACAGCGCATCTACTTCTTGACCTTGACGGTGCCGCACGCTCACGAGTTAGGGAAGGACACTAGCGGCTGTGTTCGACAGTTGCTGGAAGCTTTCAGCGAAACCCGAGGCAGCAACGGCGACAGGCGCCAACAAAAGTGGTGGAACAACCACATTACCGGGGGCATTTACGCCGTCGAAATCCTTCCCCCTGCTGCGAACAGGAAAGACTTTCTTGACACCTCCTTACACGTCCACATCCACTGCCTACTCCTGGCCGAGCAAGACCTTAGCAGGGATGTCGGAAGCAGCCATTCATCCTTCACGCAGCAGCTCCGCGACGAGTGGGCGCGCCGAACCGGAGCCAACGAACGAGGCGTCTGCTTGGAGCCCATTTACTGGAAGGAAGGCAAGATAAAACACGAGTACGTGCATGGGTTAGGCCATGGGTCCGCTCAATTCATTCGAGCGGTGAACGGGGCCGTGGGCTACATAACCAAGGGCACGGCCCCAGAGCTATTTCAAACGCTTACCGCGAGGGAACTCTACGCTGTGCATGTTACGCATAAGCGTACCTACGGCCGGTTTGGGGTGCTTTACGGGAGGAATGCGCACCAGCAGTTTACCCACACGGAACTGCTGGAAGTGGACCCTAAGCCCAAGCGAGCAAAGCACCAACTATCTGAGCCCAACTACACCGCTCCATCCACCAGTAGTGCTAAGCCTGAGTTAAACGTGCCAGTCGTTGCTCAATTTGAATCATGCGCCTGCCAGCACATCCACGTCGATAAGCCTCTTGGTGACCAGTGCCTGAGCAACGCCCTGGAGCCGTCAAGCTCACCCGTGATTTGGACTGACGCAGATTGGGATTCGGTATTTGGTTGA
- a CDS encoding tyrosine-type recombinase/integrase — MKAQLVIRNPNPRTKEVTVYAEYRHLGKCKRVATGIKIQEKYWDHEKKLIRANGTPDVGKDNKHLKFVLTGLNDRVSQLYVKNGQLYPTIDQLNAGYNEDAKALQQADEAPKTPETLVEALRSFIEEHPDWAPATRKGFGTLINNITRYQVDNKTTWLLPTLTNEELTKWQHWLLKTYDYNNATLGKRVRLLRQLLREKEAPNVKLGKVKPLYAQRLAPPVVLHQHEIEALRNLDLHFSRKLERIRDLMIAQIFSGLRFSDLIRLRKDNIQKGHIVMRMQKTDMLVRVPIFQPLQEVLDKYTDSESGALLLPNLSNQKFNEYIKELCQLIPALREPVVIEAKKRDKTVTIETPKWELISSHSSRRSFCTLCLELRYSIKDTMQWSGHRTLAAFSRYIGLTDLHEDAGADFGSRYAAKLSS, encoded by the coding sequence GTGAAAGCTCAACTTGTAATCCGAAACCCAAACCCGAGAACCAAAGAGGTCACGGTCTACGCCGAGTACCGTCACTTAGGCAAGTGCAAGCGTGTAGCCACGGGCATCAAGATTCAGGAGAAGTACTGGGACCACGAAAAGAAACTTATTCGGGCCAATGGCACGCCCGACGTGGGCAAGGATAACAAACACCTGAAGTTTGTTTTAACCGGCCTGAACGACCGGGTTAGCCAGCTCTATGTTAAAAACGGCCAGCTATACCCAACCATCGACCAGCTCAACGCTGGCTACAACGAGGATGCCAAGGCGCTTCAACAAGCAGATGAAGCTCCGAAAACCCCGGAGACCTTAGTTGAGGCGTTGAGGAGCTTCATCGAAGAACACCCGGACTGGGCCCCTGCCACGCGCAAGGGGTTTGGCACACTGATTAATAACATAACCCGATATCAGGTCGACAATAAAACCACTTGGCTGCTCCCCACTCTGACCAACGAAGAACTCACCAAGTGGCAGCACTGGCTTTTGAAAACCTACGACTACAACAACGCCACCTTGGGAAAGCGGGTACGCCTGCTTCGGCAACTGCTACGCGAAAAGGAAGCGCCGAACGTGAAATTGGGCAAAGTCAAACCCTTGTATGCTCAAAGGCTGGCGCCCCCCGTGGTTCTACATCAGCATGAAATCGAAGCTTTACGCAACCTCGACCTGCACTTCAGCCGCAAACTGGAACGCATCCGGGACTTAATGATAGCGCAAATCTTTTCCGGCCTGCGTTTCTCTGACCTCATTAGGCTCCGCAAGGACAACATCCAGAAAGGGCACATCGTCATGCGCATGCAAAAAACAGATATGCTGGTGCGTGTTCCCATTTTCCAACCTTTGCAGGAAGTTCTTGACAAATACACCGACAGCGAAAGCGGAGCCTTGCTATTGCCCAATTTGAGCAATCAAAAATTTAACGAATACATCAAGGAGCTCTGTCAGCTTATTCCAGCTCTACGGGAACCAGTAGTCATCGAGGCCAAGAAGCGGGATAAGACTGTCACCATCGAAACACCTAAGTGGGAGCTGATTTCAAGCCACAGCAGTCGGCGAAGTTTTTGCACGCTGTGCCTGGAACTCCGCTATTCCATCAAGGACACCATGCAGTGGAGCGGCCACCGAACCCTGGCGGCCTTCTCTCGCTATATCGGCCTGACCGATTTACACGAAGACGCAGGGGCTGACTTTGGCTCACGATATGCCGCAAAGCTTTCGTCTTAG
- a CDS encoding serine/threonine-protein kinase, producing the protein MPAIRYYLSQGVRVHERAEDFYIATVRDEFKVNRTIATFIGLLNEPKTAQELTIGLQQLIRDASEAVVKPLVDQFLQDLHRLQVVRQEGEPDIVPITPAYQAGARLGPYRITDLLSQHNHLVQLYRATEGESGPMVVLKIFAQAPEHIGANPRLASALRQFEQEFDIMRALSPHPCLGVLRAYHTQPHPYAVLEYLPGGSLSECLRNGSLPADGKAHVATQILSALAHLHANGVVHGDIHASNFMVSGDRVAMIDFGFSYRVGVSAAEQNIDGGGVPTYLAPERIREHSYEFSQRPADFRAEVYQIALVLFKLYHGQLPFVGNTWRERAASIAAYDFGQHLSPAVPHERVLLHALQKDPLARYADARELLAAWQQALLVENQAEYAPAS; encoded by the coding sequence ATGCCCGCCATACGATACTACCTTTCGCAAGGGGTACGCGTGCACGAGCGCGCGGAGGACTTCTATATTGCAACCGTCAGGGACGAGTTCAAAGTCAATCGCACGATTGCCACTTTCATCGGCCTGCTCAACGAACCCAAAACGGCTCAAGAGCTAACCATTGGGCTCCAGCAGCTAATCCGCGATGCCAGCGAGGCCGTGGTTAAGCCGTTGGTAGACCAGTTTCTCCAAGACCTGCACCGGCTGCAGGTGGTGCGCCAGGAAGGCGAACCCGACATCGTGCCCATCACCCCGGCTTACCAGGCCGGCGCCCGCCTCGGGCCTTACCGCATCACCGATTTATTGTCGCAGCACAACCACCTGGTGCAGCTCTACCGGGCCACGGAGGGCGAATCCGGCCCGATGGTGGTGCTGAAAATCTTTGCCCAGGCGCCCGAGCACATCGGCGCGAATCCGCGCCTGGCCAGCGCCTTGCGGCAGTTTGAGCAGGAGTTCGACATCATGCGCGCGCTTTCGCCGCATCCCTGCCTGGGGGTGCTGCGGGCGTATCATACCCAGCCGCACCCGTACGCGGTGCTGGAGTACCTGCCGGGCGGTTCGCTGTCGGAGTGCCTGCGCAACGGCTCGTTGCCCGCCGACGGCAAAGCGCACGTCGCCACACAGATACTGTCGGCGCTGGCCCACCTGCACGCCAACGGCGTGGTGCACGGCGACATTCACGCCAGCAACTTCATGGTGAGCGGCGACCGGGTGGCCATGATAGATTTCGGCTTTTCGTACCGCGTAGGGGTTTCTGCCGCCGAGCAAAACATCGACGGCGGGGGCGTGCCCACTTATCTGGCGCCCGAGCGCATCCGGGAGCACAGCTACGAGTTTAGCCAGCGGCCCGCCGATTTTCGGGCCGAGGTATATCAGATTGCCCTGGTGCTTTTTAAGCTCTACCACGGGCAGCTGCCTTTTGTGGGCAACACCTGGCGCGAACGGGCCGCCTCGATTGCTGCTTACGATTTTGGCCAGCACCTGAGCCCGGCGGTGCCCCACGAGCGGGTGCTGCTGCACGCCCTCCAGAAAGACCCGCTGGCGCGCTACGCCGACGCCCGGGAGCTGCTGGCCGCCTGGCAGCAAGCCTTGCTGGTCGAGAACCAGGCGGAATACGCACCCGCTTCTTAG